CACTGGTGTTTTGCTCGTGGTCAGTAAAGGACGCCCAGTTGTTGTTGACGTTCTGCTCACCAGTACCCGCGTTTACAACAGGATTTCCATCTTCAACAATCTCGAAGTTAAAGGCAGTTAGAGTGGTATTACCACTACCGACAACATCTGTCGAGAGGTTTTCATAGGTAATCCGGTACTCAATTTGGTAGTCCGGCTGCAGAGCAGTAGCAGGAGTATTATTCAAATTGTCCAGTACTGTTTGGTCCGAAGTCCAAGCTTGGATCAGTACACCATTCTCATCTAGAATCTGTACTTCCTTAGTCAACTTCATGAAGCCTGTATAGAGGCGATCAAGAGTTATGTTCGTAGTTGATTCAGGAGTACCGGTAAAGTTATACCCAGGAGAGCTAGTAGGATTATCATCTGCAAAGGCAAGGATGGGAACAGGAATCTCATCATTCGGGAGAACATCATCTGCAGTACCCGCTGCACTACCATCAGGTAAATCAACGACTGTCGTGTAATTTAAGGTGTCACCTGCATTTAAGTCACCGACATTAACATGTTTGAAGTTACCTGCAGTCTCAGGAGTTCCATCAGTACTGCTACCGGTCAGGTCAAAGGTTGTCCCGTTATAAGTATATGTAGCAGACTGAACAACACCAGCATCGTCAGTCGCAGTAATCGTGACAGTTGTGCCAGTAGGGATATCGCTGTTAGCGCCATATTGACCTGTTAATGTACTGTCATCCGTAGACTCTGCCTGGGTGGGAGAAATGGGTTGCAAGGTTACGTTCGAAATAAATCCAGAGCTAGCCGGATTTTGAATCGTGTTGTTAAAGGTTTCAGGTGCAGGGTCAAAGATATCGGTTGGACCCACCCCAGCAGGAACATCTGTGGTCTGATTGGTGAAATCATCGTTATCGTCCGTGGGACCGACAGCGCCAGGGACAGTATTTGGACCATTGAGGAGGTCGTCAGTACCCGCAGCGTCACCGATATTGACAACGTTGTCTTCACCATCGGGGCCAGTACCCGTGTTGTTATTGCCGGTATCAGTTCCTTGGGTTACAGGGTCTGCAACACCAGTATCTCCAGTATTGGCGGTTGGGTCATAATTAGTACCCGTTGGATCCGGTGGGGTGCCATCATCGTTGAAGTTATTGGGATTGCTGTCACCAGACTCATCGTAAACAACTTCATCGTCAGGATCGCCGACGGTTTCACCAAATACCTGGGCAATGTTAGCAACCTGTCCACCAGTAGTCGGTAGACCATTAGTCACTACGGTGAACTGGAAAGGTCCCTGTACTGGATCTGTCCGAAGTACCTGTGGGTTTGTGTCACTTAAAGCTGCATCGTTATGGATAAAACCAATTCGAGTGACATCAGTTAATCCACCTGCCGGTAGGGCAGTGGTCCATAGGGCATTAGTTGCTGTGGTGGTCAGTGCTGTTTCGGTATAAACAACGGTCCAGCCAGCGGGGGCAGTCCCTGCCGCAGATAATTCAGTACCAGCTGGAATTGCATCAGAGACTAAGATCTGAGGAGCGATTGTCCCATTGACACTAATATCTGTTCCTTCTAGATCAGCCGGAGTGAAAGCAGCATTAGGAGACGTATTTTCTACCGTTAGCCCTAAGTCATAGGTAATCAAATCGTCATTAGCAGCAGCCGTTGCACCAGGAGCGAGATTAGATGCAATTTTGGTGACAGTTGCTAAGGCTAAGGGACGGACGGAGCTAGCAAAAGGAATGCTGTTCTCGGCACTTGCTTCACGCTCGCCGTTGACGGGAGCACCATTGCCAGGATTCGCATCGATGGTACGAATGTCTCCTGTATTGGTATTTCCAGCTGCTGGATCTCCATCGCCTGTATCGGGTTGGTTTTGAGTGCTGGGGCTGTTGTTGTCAGGACCAGTACTACCCAAGGTGACGCCGACATCTGCACCTGCAGAGGTGCCAGCGGCAGGGGTACCTGTGACTTTCACTTTTAGAACAGTGTCAGGAGCCAGAGCGGCTAAGTTAATACCGGCTGCATCTAATAAGTTACCACCAGCGGCTGGAACTGTTGCGATGACTGCGCCTGTACCATCAATAATCTGAACTAGTGATGGAGTGAAGTTCTCAGTACCAATATTGTCAATACCTGGAATAAAAAGATCTGTCGCTGCGTTACCCACGTTAGTAACGTCGAAAACGAATTCTAAGGTATCACCAGCTTCAACAGCACCGCCATCTAAGTCAGTGAAACCGGCAGGAACTGCGGTCACACCTGCAACTTCTGCAACGGTGACGGTAACCGTATTAGATGTTGCATCAATGGTGGGTCCACCATTGGTTTCTGAATAGGTTGCAGTCGCGGTGTTACTGATTTGTTGACCAGCGGCTGTTCCGGCGGCGAAGGCTGGAAGAAGAGGTTGGACTAGGCCACCTGCCAATAAGGCTGCAATGGTAAGAGGGCCAAGCTTTCGTGGTCGTCTAGGGGACTTTGGTGTATCTTGAGTCATATGATGTCGTCTTTGAGTTCTTGGTAATGGACAATAGGAAGATAGACATCTTCCGGCAGAGATGAGTTGTAACTGACCCGCCATTGGCTGGGTTGGTTTCCTGTGGTTTTGAGCTGGACCCTCAAAACTTAGGGGTTATGGCTCAGTCTCTGCCTTCATCTCTAAGTGAGATTTTTAGAATTAAGAGCTTAAGCCAGTGAGCTGAAAAGTGGCGACTAATCCTTTCTTTGAAAGCCTGTTTTGGATTGAAAGCAACGCCTTACAGAATTATCAGTTCACCCAGGGGTTATTAACTTATTTATCAGTCTAGATTCAGTATGCCCTTTTTGGAATCCGGGATGACACCTAATTCTGGATAGTGAAGAGGTCGAATTGATTGTTGGTATTTGTTGAATGTTTGAAAATTATTCTACCTCAGTAAAAAAGCTTTTATAGAGAACGTTGGCATAAGTTGTCTATGCTAGTAAAAATCATAAAAGCTTTTCTAGTAAAGGATTAATTCTCTTGTCGTGGTTGATGTATTAATGAATATCTAAGCTTTTATATATTTTTAAGTCAACGGATTTTGTGCTTTAATTTATAGCTACTTAAATAAGCCTATTTTTTGAGGTCAGTATATATACAGAGAAGATTCAATAACGGATAAAAGATGGAAAGAAGTATTTGAATCCGTAGGTATAAAAAATAGAATCTCAGTGGTAATACTGATGGCTATGATGTGTGCATCCATAAATAAATCTCTATAGCTACCTTAGGGAGAGGATTGTAGCTTTTGTCACAGCTCAGGGCAGTGAATACCTTTTTGGTCCATAGATTGGGGTGCTAGTGGTTCTAGCTGTTCAGAAGAAGTGTGATCGGTCGGATCTTGCTATGGCTCAGGTCTGAAGTGGGTAGCTAGCAGGATTGTATGTAAGGTTTATGGATGGCTTGGGGAACTTTTGGGTAGAGTTGCCATCCCCAGCTTCTGAGCTATAACGATCGGCTACCTAACGATACGATTACTCGGTGCTAACCTGTCAGTCCTCATCTTTCATCTTGCTTACTGTTGCAGATCTTCTGACAGAACTGGCTTTTTGCCTAAAGCAATGTTGGCTAAGTTAGCCGAAAAGATTATTTTGGTTTCGCGATGGTTCTCTAAACGATAGCTCCGAGCTATGGTTTGCGAGACATGAGTAACCGTAACCTTGACGGAGTCACCATCAAAAGCTAGAGAAGTGGCGAATCAATGCAATCCTGCGGAGATCTAGAGACCATGCCTAGCTCTCTTTGAAGGTAAAAGAGGTATGAACAATCGCAATATATGACTCTGCTCAGGCAGATTAGGTGTCGCTCCTTATTATTCAGGAGAAAACGTTGATTGTCGCCCTATTCCGCTATCTAGTTTCTACTGAAAGGCTTTTGGGTTTAGGCTGTTTTGTTGTGGGCCGTTTCTTGAAAAGGGTCTTCTGTCTGTCGATGCCATTCGGTGAGGTGTGAATGCACATCGACGGTATAAAGGGTTGCAGATTGTTCTGACCAGGTGCCGACCATGAATCCTTGCCCAGCCCCGGCACAAACTGCGATCTTTTCGTTGGCGCCTATCGGCAACTGGAAGTGGCTTAAGGGATGTCCATTATGGCTAAGGACTAGAACTTGATGGGTTGCTAACAACACATATCCCCAAGGGGTGGCAAGAATTTGTTCTGGTTGAAGTGCTAAAGATAGTTTCGTGAGTCGCCAAGGTTTTAAATCAATTAAGAAGGCAGTCTGAGGATCCTGCTTGCTCACGGCCAATAATCGATAGGGGTTGGCAACACTTTGAGTAATCTGTTGCAGGGGGATGGGAACCGAAAAGGGTTGGAAGCTGTTGCCTTTGCGAGTAAATCCCTGAAAATGACTTTGGTCCTCGTCTACGGAAATGGCGACACCAAAACGGGAGTCCAATACAAATAGCCAGTTGGGTTTACGAATCAAAACAGGCTGGTGGATGGGCTGCATCTGGGGCCATTGGAAAATTTGTAATAGAGCTTGACTGCCTAGTTCAGCTCCTTGAACAGCCTCGAAGGATTGCTGGCCGCAGGCAATGGCCAGCCAGTTCTGTTCGGGTCGCCAGCCAATTTTGTTGTTCTGCCCCCAATCAATACCTGAGAGGTTTTCGATGGTGGGTAGATCGCAGGGTTGGGAATCTACTGTATTTTTCAGGGATAAGGGATGTAGGCGAGAGGGTTGTTTGAAGGTGTTGCCCTGGATGGTACGGACCCAGGCTTGGCCACCTCCCCAGAATAAGTCCGTGACCGGTAGTGCGAACTGCCACTGCTGCTTTTGAAATGGACCCGGTGCTGGAAAATCCGTGGAATAGGATCGGCAAATGACCTTGTTGTGGCTACCTAAGTAAACTTGATGGTCCTGTATGTGTAGACAGTGGATAGGACTCGGATATTGCTCTTGTTGAATATTGAGCAAGTCAGGATTCTCTGGCCATCGCTGGCTAGGAGCAAGGGTACAGTTAGGATCCTCTGACGCTAAAATATCTGCAGCAAGCACGACGGCATTGAGCATGTCCGTTGCGCTCTTAAAACGTTTCTGAGGGAGTTTTTGCAGAGCAGTTTTGAGAACTGAACGCAGTAGAAAGGGAACATCCTGAGGAATCTGAGCGGCTTCATTCAGATGGGCGGTCATCAGTTCGCCAGGCAGTCCGATGAAGGGACGTTTGTTCATTAATAACTCATACAGCATGACGCCGACCGCATAGAGATCCGAGGCGTAGGAATGTTGACTGTAAAATCGTTCGGGTGCCATATAGGCTGGAGATCCAGTGTCTCCCTGACCTAAGACACCAAATCCTGCTTCTTCGGCTAATCGAGCTATACCAAAATCGGTGATTCTAGCGGTTGTCCCATTCTCGGTATGGGTGAGTAAGATATTTTCTGGTTTGAGGTCGCAGTGAATGATGTCGTTCTGGTGGGCATATTCCAACCCTTTGAGCACATCGATGATGAGCTGCAACCGTTGCTGAAAGCTGAGGTGTACGGGATGTATGAGTAAATCTCGTAAGGTGCCACCCTCGCAATAGTCCATGACCAAATACCGTTCTGTGGCGGTGTAGGTAATGGTCTGAACCGAGACAATGTTGGGATGTTGCAAACTGGCGAGTAACCGCAACTCCCGCAGAAAAAAGCGAGTCGGAAGCTCTCGTTTGTTGAGTACTTTGAGGGCCACTAATGATCCAGTGTTGCGATCGCGAGCACAAAGCACTCGACCAAATTGGCCCTGACCAACCAGCCCTAAAATGCGATATTGAGTGGGAGACATCCCAGCCCATGGCCTCAAAATGATTATGTTCTTATTGAGCCCAGATGGATGGGGTGACCTATCAAAAAATATCTATGATTAGATAGATAGAGCGTATATCCGCCGGATTTACCTTAGGTCAAGGCAGTTGGCTGGTAGCTTTTGATGATCCGGCCTGCGCCATGGATCTGGCTATAGTAAGCTTGGGTGACCGCATCTCCAGAGGGGGAGAGTAAGTCAATACCGATGCCATTGCGGCCTTGCTCCGTACCTGAACTATGAATATATTTGCCGTCGCCCAGGTACAAAGCAACATGATTTGCTTTTTCAATGGGGCCAAAAAAGATTAAATCGCCTGTTTGCAGGATCTGGGTAAAGTCTTGGACTTCAGAACCAGGGTTCGTGAGGGTTTGGGTAAATGCTTCCTGTTGATAGGCATCTCGGGGCAGCCAAATACCTTGTTCTGCAAAGGCTCGCTGCATGAGTCCTGAGCAGTCAAAGTTAGGACCGATGGTGCCTCCCCATAAATACTGATTGGGTTGGTCCATGGCTGCCAACATAAAGGCAATCACATATTGCAGCCGAGACGAAATTTGATCGCGGGTGAGAGAGGAGGCTTGATAGGACTGGGCTGCAGGTTCGAGTGTAGTGAGTGCCTGAGGTCCAAGCCAACCGGGATAGTCATCTTCGCAAAGGCGAACAGCCAGGGTTTGTTCTGCTTGGGGCAGGTCGGACAAACAGAACTTCAACTGTCGACCTGGCCAAGCCTGGGTTGCTAAAGCTTTGGAGGTTGGAGCATCCAGTAAATCAAGGGGGGCGCCAAGGCGATACTCAACCGAAGATAAAACGCCGTCTTTTAGCTGCGCTTTCAGCGTATCAATGGACACCATAACAATGGACAAGGTTGCGATCGCAACTCAAATGCATCTCGATCAATGAGCCTGGAAGCGTTAGGGTTACTTTTTGCGTAAGCGGTAGGTAATCCGTCCTTTGGTGAGATCGTAGGGAGTCAGCTCTACCTTGACACGATCACCGGGCAAAATTTTGATGTAGTTTCGCCGAATCTTGCCAGAGATATGGGCTAGAACATTAAACCCGTTATCTAGGTCCACGCGAAACATGGCATTCGGTAACGATTCTGTGACCGTACCTTCCATTTCAATCGCATCTTGCTTAGCCAAAAAGTTGATCCTCCTAGGGATGAGTTAGTACCGATTTATCGGTAGAGTGATTATCCAAGGTTTCTACACAAAAAGTATAAAGAATTATGTGAGATCTGCCAAAGCGGCTTTGATTCGATCCGTCACTGCTTCCACAGTTGCATCGCCATCAATATCTACTAAGCAGTTACGCTCACGATAAAAATTTAAAACGGGAGCTGTTTCTCGATGATAAATCTGAAGACGATCTTGGATAACGGCTTCGGAATCATCTTTGCGGCCTCGGCTGAGTAAGCGGGCCACTAAATTCTGTTCGGGAACCTGGAGATTGATGACGCGATCGCAACTTTGGTTCATCTCTTGCAAAAGCTTATCCAAGGTTTGAGCTTGGGGAATGGTTCGAGGAAATCCATCCAATAACCATCCGCTCGCAGTATCGGGTTGAGCCAATCGCTCTTTCACCATATCAATCACCACTTGGTCTGGGACCAGTTGGCCTTGATCCATATAGGACTGCACTTTCAACCCCAAAGGTGTTTTACCCGAAATGGCAGCTCGGAACAAATCTCCAGTTGAGATATGAGGGATATTATAGTCTGCAGCTAGAGAAACGGCTTGTGTCCCTTTGCCCGCACCAGGTGGCCCAAACAGAATTAAACGTGCCACTACTGTTTCACCATCCCTTCATACCGTTGGGAAATCACATAGGTCTGAATTTGCTTGGCCGTATCAATCGCAACACCCACCAAAATCAGAAGTGATGTGGCTCCAAAACCAGAAAAGATACCGCCACCGACGACCCTCTCTGCAGCCACTGGAACCAATACGACAGCACCTAGGAAGAAAGCACCGAGAAGTGTTAATCGATTCAAAACCTTCTCTACATATTCCGTCGTTGCCCGTCCAGGACGAATCCCTGGAATACTTGCTCCCATCTTCTTCAAGTTCTGAGACATATCAATGGGATTGACCACCAAAGATGCGTAGAAATAACTGAAGAAAACAATCATCGATAGATAGAAAATCACATAGACCCAAGGCAACGAACTATTGGGGCTAAGATACCCAGCAAATTCAATGATGGTTGGGTTGTTGGTTAGTCCTGCTAAAGTTCCAGGCAGAATCAACATAGCCGAGGCGAAAATAATGGGCATCACCCCACCCGAGTTTAATCGAAGAGGCAGATAACTTTTTTGCTCTTGATAGGTTCGACGTCCTACTTGTCGTCGAGCATAGACGATAGGAATTCGACGAGTTCCTTCCTGGACAAACACAATACCCACAATCATCAGGATGAAAACGGAAATCAAAATGATGACTTTAGAGACTTCGCCTTGCTCAGCAATCTGTAAAGCGTTACCTAGAGTGCTGGGCAAACCAGAAACAATACTCAAAAAGATTAGTAAGGAAGCACCGTTACCTACTCCTCTTTCAGTAATCAGCTCACCCACCCACATCACAAACATGGAACCAGCCGTTAAGGCTACTACCATCTGAACGATGAAGATAGTACCAGGATTGAAAACCACACCCTCAGCACTATTAATGAGAATGGCAAACCCAGTACTCTGAATGATGGCCCATCCCAAAGCTACGTAGCGAGTGATTTGGGAGATTTTCCGGCGTCCTGCTTCCCCTTCATCTTTTTGCAAGCGCTCCAAAGAAGGCAGCGCAGCCGTTAACAACTGCAAAATGATAGAGGCATTAATAAAGGGAATAATCCCTAAAGCAAAAATCCCTAGGGCAGAAAAACCACCACCAGAGAAAAAGTCCAAAAAACCAAAAACAGGGTTACCAGCAAAGGTTGATGTAAAGGCGGCGCGGTTGATACCTGGAACGGGCAATCGAACACCCAGTCGGACCAGAATCAATAGCCCAAGGGTAATAAAAACCCGACCTCTAAGCCCAGCTGCCTGGGCCATTTGCATAAAAGTCTCTTGGGCGGATGGTGTTTTACCTCTGCTGACAACCATGTCAGGGATACCTCTCTAAAAGCCGATTAAAAATGAAAGATGTTAAGACTCAGTAGATTGAAAGCTACCACCGGCCCCTTCGATTTTGGCGATCGCAGATTTAGTTGCTGCCGCTGCTTGCACATTGAGTGCAACCGTTAGCTCACCATCTCCTAATACTTTCAAAGGCCCATCATTGGATGTAATGATGCCTTCGGTCATCAGAGACTCAAGGGTGACATCGGACTTTGCTTTCAATTCATTAAGCTTACCTACATTAATCGTAGTGTATTGCTTCTGATTGATCAGCGTAAAATGCTTTAACTTAGGTACTCGACGGTACAAAGGGTTTTGTCCACCCTCAAATCCAGGGCGAGTCGGGCGACCTGAACGAGATTTTTGACCGCGCATCCCAAAGCCACAGCTAGCACCTTGGCCAGCAGCGATTCCTCGGCCTACACGGCGACGTCGATGTTGGGAACCGGTTTTGGGTTTAGGATCGTTTAGTCTCATGATCTTGTTAAGTCAGGGGCTAGAGGTTAATAAACTGTTTTGCTTAGGCTATTTAGAGCACTAAGTGGCAGCATAGAGTTTTTCCACTGCAATGCCTCGTTCACTGGCCACCTCAGAAAAGGTGCGGAGAGATGACAGGGCATTAAGAGTCGCACGAGCATTATTCAAAGGATTATCGGAACCCAACTGTTTCGCTAGTACATTGCGAACGCCAGCTAGTTCTAGAACAGTGCGAACTGCACCACCAGCAATCACACCCGTACCAGGTGCGGCAGGGCGCATCATCACTTTTGCGGCTCCTCCCCGACCGATCATTGGATGGGGAATTGAGTTGGATCGGGTCAAAGGAACTTCGACTAGCTGCTTCTTGCCATCGGCAACGCCTTTGCGAACGGCACCAATCACATCGCTGGCTTTACCCACGCCGACGCCTACTTGGCCCCGCTCATTTCCAACCACAACAATGGCTCTAAAACTGAGTTTTTTACCACCCTTGACGACCTTCGAGACTCGCCGAATTTGGACGACTCGCTCTTGCCAGGTGGAGTCTTTTTCTTTGTTACGGTTGTTTTTGCGACGATTTTCCTTTGCCATGGATAATATCCTACTTAAAATTCTAAGCCAGCTTCACGAGCAGCATCAGCCAAAGCCTTGACTCGCCCGTGATATAAATTACCGCCGCGATCGAAGACTACGGCCTTGACGCCTTTTTCAATCGCTCGCTCAGCCACCAACTTGCCTACTGCAGTAGAGGCATCACAGGTTGCCCCTGAAGATGATTTGAGGTCAGATTCGACGGTTGATGCTGCAGCCAAGGTATGGTGCTGGGCATCATCAATCACCTGAGCATAAATATGATGATTCGATCGAAATACGGCTAACCGAGGTCTCTCAGCAGTTCCCGCAACCTTACGGCGAACTCGCTTATGTCGACTACGGGTTGCATCTTTGCGAGTGGTTTTCATTATTTCTTACCTGCCTTACCAACCTTACGGCGGACAAACTCATCGGCGTAGCGAATCCCCTTGCCCTTATAGGGTTCGGGAGGACGTACTGCCCGAATCCGAGCAGCGGTGTTGCCGACTACTTCTTTATTAATGCCACTGACAGTGACATTCGTGTTGCTGTCTACAGCCACTTGGATGCCTTCGGGTGGCTCAATGGTGACGGGATTGCTGTAGCCGACGTTCAAAATTAAATTACGGCCTTGAACCTGAGCTCGATATCCCACCCCTTGGATTTGCAATTTCTTCTCAAATCCTTTGGAGACCCCTTCAACCATGTTGGCAATCAGCGTTCGGGATAAACCGTGGCGCTGGCGAGCAACTCGCGATTCGTTCCGACGCGTCACTGTGACCACATTGTCGGCCTGATCAATGGCGACTTCTGGGGTTAACTCTCTGGATAACTCTCCTTTAGGGCCTTTTACAGTAACGGCTTGCCCTTTAATCGTGACATTCACTTTGTCAGGAATAGGAATGGGTACCTTACCGATGCGAGACATAGTCTAACTCCGTGTCAATAACTGCAAGAGGGCTGGGTTTACCACACATAGCAAAGGACTTCTCCACCAACCCCTGTTTGGCGGGCGTCTCGATCGGTCATGATGCCACTGGATGTGGAAACAATCGCGATGCCGATGCCGCCTAAGACTCTCGGTAAGTCACGTCGATTGGAGTAGACTCTAAGACCCGGCTTACTGATGCGCTTCAAGGTGTTGATGATCGGCTGCCGGTTTTTGCCACGATACTTCAGCGTAATGACTAGGCGCCGTTCTACCCCTTCGCCAGACTCTTCAAAGCTGGTAATAAAGCCTTCATCCTTTAGCACCGAAGCTACGCTTCGGGTCATTCGGGTCGACATGACTTGTGTCGTTTGATGCCGTGCTAGATTCGCATTGCGGATCCGCGTGAGCATATCACCAATAGTGTCATTAGCTGCCATAATTACTCCTTATGAACCGCCCCCTTCGAAACAACTTAATTTTCACGGAAGGGCATTCCCAAAACTTTTAACAGGGCACGACCTTCTTCATCGGTTTTGGCAGTCGTGATAATCGAAATATCCATACCTCGAATTTGATCAATGCTGTCGTAATCAACTTCAGGAAAGATGAGTTGTTCTCGCAATCCTAAAGTGTAATTCCCCCGACCATCGAAACTTTTGGGACTTACCCCACGAAAGTCGCGAATTCTTGGCAAAGCGAGATTTACCAATCGATCGAGAAAAGCATACATCCGCTCTCCTCTGAGGGTAACCATGACCCCGACGGGCATCCCTTGCCGAATTTTGAAGCCTGCAATCGCTTTCTTGGCTCGGGTCACCACAGGTCGTTGACCTGTAATCACCGCTAATTCTGCCAGGGAGCGTTCGAGAGCTTTCGCGTTTTGTGATGCTTCGCCCAAACCTCGGTTAACCGAAACCTTGGCTACTTTGGGGATTTCATGGGCATTTTTATACTTAAACTGTTCCTGTAATTTGGGAACGGCAGTATCGAGATAGAGGGTTTTTAGTCGGACTGTCATTACTTTTCTATCCTGTAGCGCCCTGGGCTTGGTCAGGGCAAAAATGAGCGTTGTCGCTAGTCAATGATTTCACCAGTTTTTTTCAGCATTCTGACCTTGCGGCCTGAATCGTCAAAGGTATAGCAAACCCGGCTAGCTACGTTTTCTTTGTTGGAGTACAGCATCACATTGGAACTATGGATGGGGAACTCTACCGTAGAAATCTGACCTGATTCACTTTCAGAGCGAGGTTTGACATGCTTTGTTTTGATGTTGACGCCTTCAACCACAACTTGACTGAGCTTGGGTAAAACATCAATCACTTCACCCACTTTGGCCTTGTCTTTGCCAGCGATGACTTGGACTGTGTCTCCCTTCTTGACGTGCATCTTGAAGCGTTTAATAGTTGACTTTTTCTTAGCCATTAGAGCACCTCTGGCGCGAGAGAAACGATTTTAGTGAAGCTCTTGTCGCGGAGCTCACGAGCGACGGGGCCAAACACACGCGTGCCTCTGGGATTGCCATCTGGGTTAATTAATACCGCGGCATTGTCGTCGAAGCGAATACTCATGCCGCTATCTCGACAAATAGATTTGCGAGTACGGACGATAACGGCTCTGACCACATCAGATTTTTTGACAGGCATGTTTGGGGTTGCATCTTTGACGGTGGCAATAATGACATCGCCAACGCCACCATATCGACGGTTGCCGCCACCGATAACCCGGATGCACAACAAGCGTTTAGCGCCGCTGTTGTCCGCAACATTAAGTGTGGTTTCTTGTTGAATCATGATTCAGGTTCCTAGGGTCGATTAGCAGCCACTAAAACATCTGTTACCGTCCACCGCTTGGTGCGACTTAGGGGACGAGATTCTCGGATGCGCACGCGGTCACCAACATGGCAGGCATTTTCCTCGTCATGCACCTTATACCGGCGAGTTTGACCCACGATTTTTCCATACTTTCTATGAGGAACGCGGTTGGACACAGCGACTACAGCTGTTTTGTCCATCTTGTCACTGACAACAACCCCAATTCTTTCCTTAATAGCCATTTTTTCTTACTCCAATAGTCCAAATCCGACGCATATATTTTGAAAAGCCGAGGTGTTAACTTTGCTGCTGCTGTTTCAAGGTCAGAAGCTGGGCGATTTGATGCTGGATATGCTTGAACTGATGGGGTGCAATGGTTTCTTTGGTTGCTTTTTGAAAGCGAAGATCAAAAAGCTCTTTTTTCAACTCTTGAACCTTGGCATCTACTTCTTCTGCAGACAGGTTTTGCAAATCAGCCATTTTTGAGAATGCCATGACTTAGGACTCCTCCTTGGGACGCGCAACGAATTTAGTTTTGATGGGCATCTTGAAGGCTGCCAGTCTCATGGCTTCCCGAGCTGTCTCTTCATTAACACCGTTCATTTCATACATGATCCGACCCGGCTTGACCACGGCCACCCAATATTCAGGGGCACCTTTACCAGAACCCATCCGGGTTTCTGCGGGGCGCATGGTGACAGGCTTGTCTGGGAAGATGCGAATCCAAATGTTTCCACCCCGGCGGACGTAGCGGGTCATGGCTCGTCGTCCTGCTTCAATTTGACGCGAGGTAATCCAGGAAGGCTCAAGGGCTTGGAGACCGTAATCACCGAAGCTGAGGGTGTTCCCTCGGGTGGCTTTACCGCGCATACGGCCCCGGTGTTGCTTACGAAATTTCGTTTTTCTAGGACTTAACATAATCAGGAATCGGGGTAAGAGAGTAGCAGTGTCGAGCGACCGGCTCGC
The Acaryochloris marina S15 genome window above contains:
- the rplO gene encoding 50S ribosomal protein L15, with the protein product MRLNDPKPKTGSQHRRRRVGRGIAAGQGASCGFGMRGQKSRSGRPTRPGFEGGQNPLYRRVPKLKHFTLINQKQYTTINVGKLNELKAKSDVTLESLMTEGIITSNDGPLKVLGDGELTVALNVQAAAATKSAIAKIEGAGGSFQSTES
- the rpsE gene encoding 30S ribosomal protein S5, which translates into the protein MAKENRRKNNRNKEKDSTWQERVVQIRRVSKVVKGGKKLSFRAIVVVGNERGQVGVGVGKASDVIGAVRKGVADGKKQLVEVPLTRSNSIPHPMIGRGGAAKVMMRPAAPGTGVIAGGAVRTVLELAGVRNVLAKQLGSDNPLNNARATLNALSSLRTFSEVASERGIAVEKLYAAT
- a CDS encoding adenylate kinase, coding for MARLILFGPPGAGKGTQAVSLAADYNIPHISTGDLFRAAISGKTPLGLKVQSYMDQGQLVPDQVVIDMVKERLAQPDTASGWLLDGFPRTIPQAQTLDKLLQEMNQSCDRVINLQVPEQNLVARLLSRGRKDDSEAVIQDRLQIYHRETAPVLNFYRERNCLVDIDGDATVEAVTDRIKAALADLT
- a CDS encoding serine/threonine-protein kinase, with the translated sequence MSPTQYRILGLVGQGQFGRVLCARDRNTGSLVALKVLNKRELPTRFFLRELRLLASLQHPNIVSVQTITYTATERYLVMDYCEGGTLRDLLIHPVHLSFQQRLQLIIDVLKGLEYAHQNDIIHCDLKPENILLTHTENGTTARITDFGIARLAEEAGFGVLGQGDTGSPAYMAPERFYSQHSYASDLYAVGVMLYELLMNKRPFIGLPGELMTAHLNEAAQIPQDVPFLLRSVLKTALQKLPQKRFKSATDMLNAVVLAADILASEDPNCTLAPSQRWPENPDLLNIQQEQYPSPIHCLHIQDHQVYLGSHNKVICRSYSTDFPAPGPFQKQQWQFALPVTDLFWGGGQAWVRTIQGNTFKQPSRLHPLSLKNTVDSQPCDLPTIENLSGIDWGQNNKIGWRPEQNWLAIACGQQSFEAVQGAELGSQALLQIFQWPQMQPIHQPVLIRKPNWLFVLDSRFGVAISVDEDQSHFQGFTRKGNSFQPFSVPIPLQQITQSVANPYRLLAVSKQDPQTAFLIDLKPWRLTKLSLALQPEQILATPWGYVLLATHQVLVLSHNGHPLSHFQLPIGANEKIAVCAGAGQGFMVGTWSEQSATLYTVDVHSHLTEWHRQTEDPFQETAHNKTA
- a CDS encoding C40 family peptidase, which translates into the protein MVSIDTLKAQLKDGVLSSVEYRLGAPLDLLDAPTSKALATQAWPGRQLKFCLSDLPQAEQTLAVRLCEDDYPGWLGPQALTTLEPAAQSYQASSLTRDQISSRLQYVIAFMLAAMDQPNQYLWGGTIGPNFDCSGLMQRAFAEQGIWLPRDAYQQEAFTQTLTNPGSEVQDFTQILQTGDLIFFGPIEKANHVALYLGDGKYIHSSGTEQGRNGIGIDLLSPSGDAVTQAYYSQIHGAGRIIKSYQPTALT
- the infA gene encoding translation initiation factor IF-1, with the translated sequence MAKQDAIEMEGTVTESLPNAMFRVDLDNGFNVLAHISGKIRRNYIKILPGDRVKVELTPYDLTKGRITYRLRKK
- the secY gene encoding preprotein translocase subunit SecY; this translates as MVVSRGKTPSAQETFMQMAQAAGLRGRVFITLGLLILVRLGVRLPVPGINRAAFTSTFAGNPVFGFLDFFSGGGFSALGIFALGIIPFINASIILQLLTAALPSLERLQKDEGEAGRRKISQITRYVALGWAIIQSTGFAILINSAEGVVFNPGTIFIVQMVVALTAGSMFVMWVGELITERGVGNGASLLIFLSIVSGLPSTLGNALQIAEQGEVSKVIILISVFILMIVGIVFVQEGTRRIPIVYARRQVGRRTYQEQKSYLPLRLNSGGVMPIIFASAMLILPGTLAGLTNNPTIIEFAGYLSPNSSLPWVYVIFYLSMIVFFSYFYASLVVNPIDMSQNLKKMGASIPGIRPGRATTEYVEKVLNRLTLLGAFFLGAVVLVPVAAERVVGGGIFSGFGATSLLILVGVAIDTAKQIQTYVISQRYEGMVKQ